The DNA sequence gaactacaagtccactgcctagttagttatgtttaataataaaatcacgtagtttcaacacaaaattaagTAGTTAATTTTCTTACAAATTTATGTGAattatacatgataaaatgaagttgaatttactcaatgatgtgttcatttagaattactcaaattatgatgttattttaactcatattttgattaaaaaaaataaaaaaattgtaacacagtttactcattttatttagttaaatatactaagggcgttttcacatctgtaattcggttcatttggtccggaccaaaagcaaaaaaatgatacattgtaacttttttagcagatttggttccatttcacaccacactgattgctctgatccgCAACAattgaaacaaaccaaaattctgtcatgtgataagatcaacatcactcattggccacatgtatttgaacgtatttcctacggcttcacgattggtcagaatcaacgtgcgggaaattccaacggaacccccggaagtaaacaaaagaaggataatacagcagacaccatggacagacggctgcgcgctgtaattatgtctccgtggttgttatacatagtttgtatacagcactctagacaaaatgtccattttcagaatgaatcgcggatgcggcttgaaaacaacggtttaatgcactacaaacggcAAAGACAAAAAATTTCAGAGGCTCCGCCCGCACCTCCTCGCAACTCCAGTTATGTCCGCGAtttgtcattgtgctaatattgctaatagaaacgGTCAACAAAAActtcctcatccgataatgcactgcgcagttgactacggcagctggtttaggccaaaatgtgcagtacttttgcagttaggtcggttcgatctcgtatcgtgttctcaccacaaacgaacTGCTCTAGAAGCTGCAAGCTGGTCTTggtccgcttgtttggtccgcttttggtgcgcaccagagttcgattgctgcattaTCACCTGCGCAAACGAACTGCACCaactgagcaatcgaactctggtacgattcaatcgaactaaacaaggcaggtgtgaaaaccccctaaggcacaaaaacacttttaacaGTGCAGAAAATTTCATCATAAAAATGATTATACTACACATCTCTAATAGATTTTTAGACTAATAGTCTAAAACACTAttgtctaaatattttactatagtaaatatatattttcttacatTAAATACTTAATAACTTATGTTACTTATTACTAAATACTTAATACTTATGTTTTCATCCGCTGTATTTATCAATGGACGATCATTTGTACAATGAGATTAGCAGTATACAAATGTTTTATGAATCACACCTGAACCCTGTCGTAAGATGACATTTTGCACACAGACCTGCGCTTGTTTCTATGTTAGATGATAAATAAGACCGTTGTGAGGAACTGAATCTCACACTGTCTGTCTCGCACACATAGGTGTTTGTTTGCTTCAGACGTTGCTTGTACATCTGGAGGAAGGGGCTTCATAGTCATTGCCAGTGTCACTTGCATTGTCAAGTTCCTCTTGTTGACCTCAGCAATGCTGACCACAGATGCTAAATAAAGATACAAAGTACATACAAGCAGACCTGTTGACTTGTGTCTTAGTGGTTGTGACATGGAAATTGATAATATGCTATTTTAAGACTACCTAAtgataaagtattttttttaattctcttGCCAAGaatcaatatatatattaaaatgttcatatgaatattaatgcaaagagaaagagagaattatttttaatatactaATTATTACTACTAttcaaacaattaaaaaatgttttgagaaTATATTGAGGGATGAGAACCAGAAAGGGATTAGTGACATTTCACAAACTTTGGCAATGGTTTGATCTTGCTTTGCGCACTAATTTATATCTTTTATAGCTTCAgatttaattaagaatttacttgtGTCTTTTTGGCAGTAGAAAGAGCTTATTAAGAGCTTTCACTTAAGATTTATgatttatgtgtgtatgtgtatgtgtttgtttagatTAAAACAGATGAACAAAAACCAAACTGCTAACTCATTTAATGCATtagttttctctctttctttctttctctctctctcttcttagAAATGGAAGAAGAACTGGTTTGTGTTGTACCCAGCAAGTCAAAATGGCATCGCAAGGCTTGAGTTTTATGATTGTTCGGGCAGTGCCAGCGATAAACCCAGCACTAAGAAACTGGACAAAAAGATAATTCGTCTGTCAGAATGCATCAGCATACTGCCTGCTCTCACTGAAACCTGCCCCAAAGAAAACATGTCTGCTTTCTGCGTTGAGACCAATGACAAGACGTATGTCTTTGCAGCGGACAAATATGTTACCAATGAGTGGGTGGAGAAGATGTGTGAGATCGCTTTTCAGGTATGATATGGAAACTTAAAAGAAATCGATTTTGCATTGAAAATAAAGCCTGTTTTAGGGATTAATATTACATAAGTTTACATTATGGGAAAGGTTGTTCTATTAAATTTTATGAATGCAAAATTTCATAAAAAGTAatattaattttgtgtaaattaatacatttacatgGTAAAATTTGGATGTAAAACCAAATAATGTTTCTAAGTAAACAAATATTCTAAAACCGCTTTTTCCTTATGCAATAGTATAatttttatgactgaaattAAATATGTCCCAGATGCATCTTCATAAaattcattatttaaaggtgacatttcacaagacttttttaagatgtcaaataaatctttggtgtccccagagtacgcatgtgaagttctagctcaaaataccatacagataatttattatatcatgtcaCAATTGCCACAAAAGtgcaagcaaaaatgtgccgttttgggtgtgtccttttaaatgcaaattagttgatctctgcactaaatggcagtgcggtgggtggatagtacagattaaggggtggtattatccccttctgacatcacaaggggagacaaatgtcaatgacctattttttcacatgcttgcaaagaatagtttaccaaaaccaagttactaggtttatctttttcacattttctaagttgatacaagcactggggacccaattatagcacgtaAACGTGGAAAAAGTCCCCTTTAAGACTTCTGTAGCACCTTAAAAGAATAATCAGTTTTAAATAAATCGACGTATATAATGCATCTTTATTGTAACAACAAATGAAGTGCTGAGATGCAAAACCCGCTAAGTGCATCTTGCATGATTTCTTGATGGATTCTGCCTAAAGTGTTTTTTCTGAATGGTCTGAAAGTGGGATTAGACGCGAATGTATTTTATGTACACGTtgagagcatttggttaatatcattatctcatttttgacagagttggcttttgcatctgagctgcgcaaatgcaatttttaaactattatgtgaagcatttaaataaatgttacttgGTAATGTTGAGCTACATTCTAGAAATGTAAGGGAATAACACAGATGACCTCTATACTAAGTCACCATCTCTATTTCTCTCTGCATAAGGGAGGTTTTTCTGTTGGTAGTTCTGACTCGAATGGACAGCAAGAGCTTCAGATGGCAGAGAATCTCATTTACTACTCCAGAGAAGAAGGTACGGATGTATGGCATAGTATGAATTTGCTATACAAATTGTATAAACTAAAGGATATACGGTCAGCTGTTTTTCATACAGTTCTTTCCTCTATCCTACACTAAAAATGCTGCGTTGATTTCAACTCAGCACTGGGTCAAACAGGGACAAACCTAGCCGTTGGGTTGTAagttaacctatgctgggttgttgggcattgttgagtcaaataaaaacattttctggattaATTTACCTTGAAAGTAGCCTAgcaatttttagagtgtattttaTCACACTGTGACTTGCATAGTTTCAGAAATATGAATCATTTTAATAGCTATGCAGTCTCCCCTGCCAGTAATTTTGTTTGTCAGGGCAAATATGAAAACGTATTTTAACACACATACATTAGCTTCATGTGCAAAACCAAAAAGCTGTGCTGCAGTTGTCCATAATAGGTAATGCGTTTCTGAAAGTGTGGACGATGCAGTGTCACTTCCACTGTCAGTTCAGCTGTGAAAGAACATGTTGTTGCTAAATATACATAGcttttatatgcaaatgtatagATTCCATGCCTCAACAAATAAACAGGAACCTAAGATTATCAGATAAAAGGTACAATAAATGTCACTGGGGCCTGTCTGagaaagtacacctttgtacctaaagagtacATATTAATAACGTAAAGGTACAGTAATGTtaccacacatatacatatctgtatttaaaattttagacactttttaaagggtaccgtccTTTTGTTCTGAGATTGTATTGTGTTGGATGCAAAtggaccagtggcggccggtaaaatatgtgtttggggtGTCATGTGTGACTCgtcatgttaaaatatgtgCGGAGCATCAtgggaacctatgtgcatcatgtgtcatgtcaaaatatgtgcctgctgcatacgCATCAAAAGGGTTAATGATTAAAGAGACACGTCTCGCAAGACattcacttaaaggtgcagtgtgtacatttttgtggCGAGGTTtcgcattgcaaccaacggcttagtccctcacttttgaaacgcatagagaagctacggtagacGCCACGGAACAAACATGTCATAGTCgtagacaacttagtaaaaaaaaagtttgtccgttaagggcttctgtagaaacatggcatcacaaaatggcaacttccatgtaagggggaCCCtccgtgtatgtagataaaaacagctcattctaaaGGGGATCACACACCAGCCGCGCAGCgcagcgccgttctaaaaaaatcgaacacattgctttctatgagtatacgcacaccagTAGTCCTGGAGCTCCATGTCATGGCTGCGTGTGTAACGTGCGTCAAAATTgtgtctaccgcgtctagtttgctgcttgaacattttgagtttactcgcgaaattctagtcatcaagacattcacgcagaaattcgcGCAATGGGAGGGCCTTCCataggcttctgcgactctgctcgctttctgtaatcacgtcacgaCTAGACCAAGCTCCTGATAGGTTAATGTGGCGCATTTTTCGGTGCAAACGCCTTATTCGACcctgcgagacctccagacacacgtcaacgcatcttcacattgacgtaacattgaaatcactcccgcttgatgcctctaccgcggctggtgtgaatgcagcataatggttcttcgtctacagcgcatatttagtttctgcacaagagcgccatctggcttttggatgtagtaggatttcaccgtaattcattgagaagcatagcaagcatcatcggccgtTATATCGGTGCACCCTCAATAATAATAGTCACAGTAAGTCAGACCGAAAGAGGTAGATGGCTAACAAGTGAATTGGATAAGGATAAACAGTAGAGCAGAATGTCAAGCATTTTCCTAAACCCCTCCTTCACAGCTGGCACTCACTACTGTACATCCAGTCTTACGAGAGGTAAACATTCAAGGAGCAACTCAGTACCACTTTGATCCTGCTATTCATCCTCGAGTGTTTCGAGACAAAAAATAGTCTCTGATCACTTCTGTTTTCAGTAAGGGCAACATTGACTTCCTCAAAGAGTGTGGGAGCTGACATTTAAAGAGTTTGATGCTCTGATTAAATAGCTAATTTGCTGCCTACTGCTATGTTATAACCCCAGAAAAGACATACGGAGTATAACATGTTTGGGTAGTCGTGTTATTGTATTGTGGTTGAAAGCCAGTGCAGAGGTAGACAAGACAATGAATGTTGATTAGATTGAGGCCATTCGTTTTACAAACTTGTTATCATGGCACAGAGGCACTTTGAAAGGAAAGTATTTTGTGGTCCCTGATAAGCAGGAAAATAGCGATAGGACCCATCAAATGCGAAACATCCTGGTTGCACTGTACTCTTGTGGGTTTTTCCTATGCGATATAAAAAAGTCCAATGTTGGCTAATTTCCTGAGATTCAGAGCACTTCCAGTTTTTCTTGCCACAGATGCCATacctagttttttttttaaatactttaatgataaaatgtatttaaagtgaCTATTTCAGCCACTGATAAACTTATCAACCTGAATGGGTGTTTTGCCGTATTTTGCAGTTAATGAATTTTGGGTGACCATCCAGAGGACTGAAGCATCAGAACGCTGTCTTCTCTCTGGAAATTACTGGCTTAAAGCAAATGCAGACAGCCTTATCCTAAAAGATCCCAAGACTAAAAAAGAACTACTGGTATGGCCCTACAAGCTTCTCCGTCGATACGGCAGAGATCGGGTGAGTTGTAGTCAATTCAGGGTTTTTTTATTCactatttaatattattttatttcttacaTAGGAGGTGTAAAAGTGTTGATTGCACAATGTCTAATTTAGTGTCAGCCTTGGCTCCCAAACACCCACAAATACACAAGTAGGCTGTTTGTGTCTAAAATAATCGAATGGCTGTTTGGTTTAACCCATCGTTGCTGCAGACAGCTGACCGCATATTACAAATGACATCGAAGGCAGGAACTTTGACTGCTTGTTTCCAACTCTGcttcctgcattaccatagaaACTGCCTTGTTACAGGAAGTTGGCCTTCCTCTCTCCCTTACGAGTGGGTGGAAGGCAGGTCTATTGTGGTGAATGACTATTGAGCTCAGGTTATTATGGTTTATAAAGGTTATttatgaccctgtctgtgaaatccaggctaaagtatCATAATATAAcaatgagattaggagcatccaAGTTTGAATTCAGTCATTAAGTTCACTTCGCTTTGGCCtgacttagtcaatattaaagatatcaaggtagGGATGTGCGATAATTTGCATGTGATTGTCATTGCGCATCTTGTCTGTGAAGTCCGTTccgtgattagtagtaaatcaccattATCTGCTATTCAGATGGAgaagcatttactacacaaagccatagTTCACTGACCATCAGGGCAATTTTGCATTATCGCGTacgtatcgcctgcgatatggACGaacttgtcagtgaactacggctttgtgtagtaaatgcctcTCCATCTGAATAGCAGatgatggtgatttactactaatcaaagaACCAGCTTTACTGACAAGATGCGCTAAtatcgcatgcaaattatcgcgcATCCCTATATCAAGGTTACATTTTCACCTAAATTTTAttgtgtaggatgattttatccagtaaatcacaaaaatgatttTAGCTGGCTTTTGAGTTGTTTATTTCAAGCTTTTTTGCTGTATGTACAATGCAAATTATTTTAGGTAtcatttaccagaatgaatcaAATATTGTTTTGCAATTCTCATGTGTTTTCCAGGTTATGTTCTCTTTTGAGGCTGGCCGACGCTGTGAATCCGGGCCAGGGAACTTCACCTTTGAGACGAAGCAAGGGAATGAGATTTTCCACATTGTAGAGAACGCTATTCGGGAGCAGAAAGCCCAAGCCGAGGAACGACATCAAAGCTGTCCATCATTAGACTCCGACTGCCCTGCTCTTCAGCAGATTCGTGCAGCCATTTCAGAGGGAAACAATCGAGAACCAGATGGAGATTCCGGTGGAAGCAAGCCTGGATCAGCAGATGGTATAATCAGTCGAAGGGATAACGATGGGAAAAATTTAAAGGGACGAAGCCTCCCGGAACCACCGGCTCCTGTCGGTGGGACCCCTCCACGATCTCCCATGCCTCGTGGGAACAAAACTGGACAGCTGTTAGAGGACCAGAGTAGCCTGTACTCAGAGCCTGCTGACTCAGTTCGTGCACCACAAATTTTGGGAGATTGTCTGTACTCTGACCCGGTGGATAGCATCAAAACTGCCATGCCTACTCCCACCCCACGTCAAAGGCCAACCGGTGAAGAAGGGGGCGGTCGCCCACCCCCGCTCTACTCGGACATCTACGATCAGATCAGTCTGGATTTGGTGCAGAGGACAGCTGCATTGGGACTTCTGAATAACAGGCACCCTGCAGATGGAGGTTCAAAGGAGCACATCTATGATGAACCAGAGGGATGTGCAGGACCGCTAACTGTGCAGCCTTGTTCAGCGCTTTACGACGAAGCGCGACTGGAAACGAATCCCTGGAGAACCAGGGGACTGGAGGAGCCTCAAGGTCAGGAGTTTCCTTACATTCCCAATATGGATGAGTATTCCGTCCCGCCATTTGGCAAGTCTCACCAGCCGTTGCCTACGCCCAGACCTAAAGGCCCCAAGCCTGTAACGGCGCCAAAGCCAGGCAAAGTAGTACTACTCAAAAAAGACCCTCCTTCTCTTCCTCAAAGTAAGAACAATGCTAACATAAACAACAATAATAGCAGTAACAGCCACAACAGCAGGGAAGGTGGAGCTGGTAGAAGAGGTGGTGGTGCAGAAAGGGCAGGTAACAAGACGGAGCTGTACAGTAAAGTATCTAGACGTAATCCTCCAGCAAATGCTTGGCACCCAACCATGCAAACTCCAGATATTATCTATGACAACTTGGGTGATATTTGACCTGACTAAGCCCAGGcttctttttaaaaaacgccTGTGTCATTTAAGGGAAAACTCAATGACAAAACTCTGATACCGCAACAATGGTATAcctgaacattttattaatctACTATGCGAATACCACTATGAGAGCTAGAACTGTACAAACTCTCTTTGCCATAATGGCGAGCTTGGGAAATGCAGAGAAGAATTCccaaaaatgtttgtttgtgtggaCAATGCCGTTTAAAGGGCTTAAACTGGAACATGTCACAATTTTGCACTTGTCGCGCAAATACGTTATGTAAATTTGAGTCTGTGACTTTAGAAATCGTACTCGCTTATGAAGCACTTGTCATATATTTTAATCCCTCATGCAAGAGAATTTAAAACTAAAGATTTAATTTGTTTGAAGTGCAGAGACAAAACAAACCTTGAATTGTTTTGTATGGATATTGTAGCATAAggatttaaaggtatagttcacccaaaaatgaaaataatgtccttaatgtcaccctcatgtcgttcaaaactcgtaagacctctgttcatattcggaacacagtttgggatgttttatatttggtccgagagcttgttgacccttgaGGATCTAGTAACGGtgtactgtccatgtccagaggGATAATGGAGCATCATCGGGGTGGTTTGTGTGACATCGGTGAGTCAGTTGGAATGTgttacattttggtccaaaaataacaaaaattgcgaagttattcagcattgtcttctctacaaagtggctgacgtgttatctggtgcgccccagctgtttttttgtgtgcGCCTGGGCTTCGATTACTGTCTGAGGGAGACGAACGCTGtaagtttggaaaaaaaaactttgcaaacatgtctgaggataaaaCGTCATCCGCTTCACttgactttagtctcgtgcaTGCGCTTCAAACCAAacgtggaagagaagacaatgctgaataaagtcgtggttttggttatttttggaccaaaatgtattttctatgcttcaacacattctagctgacccactgatgtcgcattggctactttgatgatgttttgatTGCCTtcctggacatggacagtataccgtacatggattttcaatgaagggtcggCAGGCTCTcgaactaaatataaaacatcttaaacaattgttgtcttgtgagtttggaacgacatgagggtgagtcattgatgacattattttgatttttgggcgaactatccctttaaatccactGTTGTacgtgtttatgtgtgtgtgtgtttgtgcgtatGAGTCAGCAGCTGTGCTGTTGTTAAACATGAcgataataaaaaattatagtaAAGAGTCCCAATACTCCACTCACTCTTACATTTCCTCTTGCGTAACTGTACAATGCAATTCCAAGGAAAAATCTGGACTTGGTTTGTTGTCTCCTGAGTCACTAAGGGGGCATGAAATCACCCAGAATGCCCTGTCCTTCACTCTCTATCCCTTATTCATCTCCTGCTCTGTTGTCTTGAACAGAGTTCGACATCTGAGGGATAATCCTGATGCACAGTGAATATTAACCAGCTGTGTAAAATAGGGGCCTTACATAAAGTGGGAGTTTAATGTTGGCCGAGTTGATATGTGTCTGGCTGGCAGTGTTTAACGGTACAGACTGTTCCCTGTcctgttttttttctcattgGCCCTCTCAGTCATTTCCTTTTGTCCTCTCCCCAGCCTTTTCTCCTCCTGTTAAGTTTTTTATTTCTCGAGTCGACCGCCAAAATCTGATCTATTCAACACGTTGTGCTTCGTATCGTCTATGTGCTCTTTAAACAAAACAGCAGTGAATGTGTAGGCCGAGTTCATCAGCTAAAATCGTACCTTTTCACTTGGCTTATCATACTGAAATTATCATACCGATTGTTTCTATTTCGGTGGAAGCTGTAAATAGTGAGTGTTAAAGAGGTCATGTTATCGAATTTTCACTTTTAGCATCATGTGGCTAAAAGTTCACATTGCTTCAGTTTGGATGCGCTTCGCTTGTTATACTAGTTCCTGTTTTCTAGAATGTTTCATTTGTTTTCGTTCCGCTGGCCGTTTAATGCTTGGATAACCAAACGGAAAACAGAACTAAGCTGTCATTCTCCAATGTATGAGGCAAATGAAGGGGAAGTGCATTAGTTACATGACATCTTGCTACTACCAAAGTTGAACCAGTTGGATCTTAATGTCTTAATGTAAAATCTTTACATTTAAAGTGCATAAACATGCTTTCTTTAAAGTATtaccaacgctatctcatgggAATTCTTATGtatttacgaggtggctaattcgtacacATTTGCTTTCGATTTGCTCTTGCCCCTGTGATGTTTGGGTCATTATTGTTTTATATGCTAATtgaacatttttgtatgattcaccttgtacgaattagccaactcataaaatgcatataaattctcatgagatcaggttggtattacactgcaaaaatgacttactttcttagatatttgtacttaaaacaagacaaaaatactaaaacttcttaaatcaagatgcattttcttgatgagcaaaatgactttaGAAATTAAGtcgtttttagacaaaaaaatagtaaatttaagtgaatttgtgcataaacaagcaaaaaccaGACTTATTTTCTATGGTCATTTTTGCCCATTAAGAATttttagtaacactttacaataaggttcattagttaatattagttaatgtattaactaacatgaacaaactatgagcaatacatttgttacagtatttattaatctttgttaacgttagttaatataaataaagctttatttgcttgtccatgttagttcacagtgcattaactaacattaacaaaattttaataaaagtattagtaattgttgaaattaacattaacaaagatgaataaatgctgtataagtgcagttcattattagttcatgttgatTAATGTAGTtgactaatgttaactaatgaaccttattgtaaagtgttaccgaattTTTCAgatttgtacttaaaacaagacaaaaagtcattttttgcagtgtacacacTCAAAATGTGTATTTCCTAAACACATGACTATAGTTGGGTATCATTTGAATTTGATCAATTCTGCTTCTGCTTCTGTTTTACTGGACtcaaaaagaaatgaaaaagaTAAGTCAACATTTAGATACCAaaccatatgtgaccctggaccacaaaaccaatcataaggGTACATTTTTCTAAATTGAGATTAATatatcatctgaaagctgaataaataaacttCTCATTGATGTATGGTGTATGTTAGTATACGGCAAGTTGGCCGagataaaactattttaaaatctgAGTGTGCAAAAAAATCTCATTAGCAACACATGTTACTATGATaaataatgataatgataataatagataatgataaatacatttttgatatactAATAAGAAAATTAACAAATGATCTTTACTTGATATCATAATGATTTTTGGCTTTTTGactcatacaatgtattgttggctattgctacgaATATACCCGTGCTACTTATGTTTTTTTGGGCCCTGGTCACGTATGGTCATATAGTCTACTTATTGCTGTCTgatgttacataaaattatatatttatgagTAGTGTTATTACAAGACAATAACAAGTAAATACTCCCTTTTTATTATAGTAAGTGTAAGATTACCATTTGTATTACCATacttttattacaaatattaaaAGCAATTAAGACAATAATTAAATTTGTTATTCCGCTGGTTTTAGTATAAATACCATAGTTAAACTATGGTTAGTGCGATATAAACATTGGTTAATTTTAATTAGAACGGTTTTAATATAATGAGATTCGGGGTAcgtgaaataaaaaactgctGTGAATATAAAGATCCTAGTAAACTGTTGCAGGTCTCCTATTTTGAAATGTGCATGCAGGAATTGATAAGAGGAATTGAAATTTTAATTCTTAATGGCAAGGACCCGATTCCAGACTTGGAATTGATTTTCGATTGCCAACCCTATGACAAAAACGTTCCTTTTGTacaggcttatttatttttattattgtaaatatgtaaataaagtgtgtttaattataattatattgcAGCATAAATGTTGTGAAACTATTGTATTAAAGCCATGTGATATCAGATTTTTGATAAACAAGATTAttcttttaaatgtcaaatattaaagagatagttcacccaaaaatgaaaattctgtcatcatttacttaccctcatgttgttcttaacctgtattaagtttctttattctgtacacaaaatattttaataaatgatggtaagcacacagttgacagcaCCCACTGTTTTTTCTACTTTGGGAGTCAATGGGTGCTGTCAACCGTGTGcttaccatttaccatttatttatcaaaatattttcttttgtgtataaaataaagaaacttaatacaggttaagaacaacatgagggtgagtagaTGATGACGGAATTTtgttttttgggtaaactatccctttaacactcGTTGTGAAATAAATATTGCCATTTAGTGGGCTTTGTGCCCGGCTGCACTGCTTCCTGGGCTTcggccagctccttgtttcctgtctgccattattggacaaactgattaatccaggtgtgcctgacctcagtagtcacaacaacaataatcagacacacctggattaatcagtttgtccaataatggcagtcaggaaacaaggagctggctgaagttcaggaagtagtgcagctgggcataaagcctattgcttTAGTCACTAAAATCAGACAAAAATATCTAGATTTTGACACCGAAAAAAGGCTTGTTTATTTGATTTCAATCTAAATAGCAGTTTAAAGGTCCCATTGAAATGGACAACAGTTAACATTTAACCAGGAATGACAGAAATGAAAGTCTTTCCAAATATAcatacaataaatacaaaagTGTTTGCAATGACAATATGCACAAGAATAACTCATTTAACAGCTGAAAATGTAAAGCATAGCTTAAAGTAATACTGTAAAGTTATTATACTGTATGGCCCCAAAGACAACACATGCTTAAGCCATTAGCTGGCCAGAAGTAGAGagacaattacaaaaaaacacaCTGAACCTCTTTCATAACCAATACACAAGGAAACTGCGAACTCAAAATATg is a window from the Misgurnus anguillicaudatus chromosome 21, ASM2758022v2, whole genome shotgun sequence genome containing:
- the dok1b gene encoding docking protein 1b encodes the protein MDTHVKEGQLYVQHQKFGKKWKKNWFVLYPASQNGIARLEFYDCSGSASDKPSTKKLDKKIIRLSECISILPALTETCPKENMSAFCVETNDKTYVFAADKYVTNEWVEKMCEIAFQGGFSVGSSDSNGQQELQMAENLIYYSREEVNEFWVTIQRTEASERCLLSGNYWLKANADSLILKDPKTKKELLVWPYKLLRRYGRDRVMFSFEAGRRCESGPGNFTFETKQGNEIFHIVENAIREQKAQAEERHQSCPSLDSDCPALQQIRAAISEGNNREPDGDSGGSKPGSADGIISRRDNDGKNLKGRSLPEPPAPVGGTPPRSPMPRGNKTGQLLEDQSSLYSEPADSVRAPQILGDCLYSDPVDSIKTAMPTPTPRQRPTGEEGGGRPPPLYSDIYDQISLDLVQRTAALGLLNNRHPADGGSKEHIYDEPEGCAGPLTVQPCSALYDEARLETNPWRTRGLEEPQGQEFPYIPNMDEYSVPPFGKSHQPLPTPRPKGPKPVTAPKPGKVVLLKKDPPSLPQSKNNANINNNNSSNSHNSREGGAGRRGGGAERAGNKTELYSKVSRRNPPANAWHPTMQTPDIIYDNLGDI